In Actinomycetota bacterium, the DNA window TCGAGCCCGTCCTGCAGCTCTTCGATTACGGACACCCGTCGTTCGGTCGGCTGGTGGAGGGCTTCCGACGAGCCGTGTTTGAGGAGGTGGCACAAAGCGACCTCCCGGGCCTGATCTTCACCTTCGTTTGGGCCTTCAACCTGCCGTCGGAGGCCGACGCGCTGGAGGAGCGCACGCGTCCGTTCCGT includes these proteins:
- a CDS encoding AAA family ATPase, which encodes MGEAGGPFRAPDLLIIVGPPAVGKMSVGREIARRTGYRLFHNHMSIEPVLQLFDYGHPSFGRLVEGFRRAVFEEVAQSDLPGLIFTFVWAFNLPSEADALEERTRPFR